Proteins co-encoded in one Longimicrobium terrae genomic window:
- a CDS encoding secretin N-terminal domain-containing protein yields MRRLLLAITLAVPLLASPAASQSAARRISVSFREAEAHDVVRAFAEFSGNSVIVGSGVTGRITAEVRNQPWDTAMRTLLRAYGYDVREIAPGMLRVDPAAQIAASEAVAPLVSRAIRIRYIPAADVARVVTPMLSDRGAVMASEAANAVVITDTEDVIARVIELIGHG; encoded by the coding sequence ATGCGTCGACTCCTGCTCGCCATCACGCTCGCGGTTCCACTGCTGGCCTCGCCCGCGGCGTCACAGTCCGCCGCGCGGCGCATCAGCGTCTCGTTCCGCGAGGCCGAGGCGCACGACGTCGTTCGCGCGTTCGCCGAGTTCAGCGGCAACTCGGTGATCGTGGGATCGGGCGTGACGGGAAGGATTACGGCGGAGGTGCGCAACCAGCCGTGGGATACGGCCATGCGCACGCTGCTGCGCGCGTACGGCTACGACGTGCGCGAGATCGCCCCGGGCATGCTGCGCGTGGACCCCGCCGCGCAGATCGCCGCCTCCGAAGCCGTGGCGCCACTGGTGAGCCGCGCCATCCGCATCCGCTACATCCCCGCGGCGGACGTCGCGCGCGTCGTAACGCCCATGCTCAGCGATCGCGGCGCCGTGATGGCGAGCGAGGCGGCCAACGCCGTCGTCATCACCGATACGGAAGACGTCATCGCCCGCGTCATTGAACTGATCGGCCACGGCTGA
- a CDS encoding glycosyltransferase — MLQSTPVSPAVTGGALRLPVIPDALRTDFAVLIPAFDEVDNIPALFHELREMFHRHGLGGEIILVDDGSKDGTYEAALRESAGMARVKILRHRRNQGKTEAMVTGAHAAESEYVVLFDADLQHSPDEIPRFLEKLAEGWDIVTGRKVGNYEKRGVSSVYNRLSQTLFAVPVRDLNSMKAFRTEILREIPLRHDWHRFFVVLAHARGYTVSEIDIELYPRRAGVAKYSGRSRVLVGVGDLVVVWFYLKFSEKPMQFFGGGGLLLILAGLLVGLLTVVLRIGEWMPPFGFRPLLTLVVLLETVGVVLFGFGFMAELIATLRAELDDLRRQGRGV, encoded by the coding sequence GTGCTCCAGTCCACACCCGTGAGCCCCGCCGTCACCGGCGGGGCTCTGCGCCTTCCCGTCATTCCCGACGCGCTCCGCACGGACTTCGCCGTCCTGATCCCCGCCTTTGACGAGGTGGACAACATCCCCGCGCTCTTTCACGAGCTGCGCGAGATGTTTCACCGCCACGGCCTGGGCGGCGAGATCATTCTGGTGGATGACGGGTCGAAGGACGGGACGTACGAGGCCGCCCTGCGCGAAAGCGCGGGGATGGCGCGCGTAAAGATCCTTCGCCACCGCCGCAACCAGGGCAAGACCGAGGCGATGGTGACCGGCGCGCACGCGGCGGAAAGCGAGTACGTGGTCTTGTTCGACGCGGACCTGCAGCATTCGCCGGACGAGATTCCGCGGTTTCTTGAGAAGCTGGCCGAGGGCTGGGACATCGTCACCGGCCGCAAGGTGGGCAACTACGAAAAGCGCGGCGTGTCGTCCGTGTACAACCGCCTGTCGCAGACGCTGTTCGCCGTGCCGGTGCGCGACCTGAACAGCATGAAGGCGTTCCGCACGGAGATCCTGCGGGAGATCCCTCTGCGCCACGACTGGCACCGCTTTTTTGTGGTGCTGGCGCACGCGCGCGGGTACACGGTGTCGGAAATCGACATCGAGCTGTATCCGCGGCGCGCCGGCGTCGCCAAGTACTCCGGCCGCAGCCGCGTCCTGGTGGGCGTGGGCGACCTGGTGGTCGTGTGGTTTTACCTGAAGTTCAGCGAAAAGCCCATGCAGTTTTTTGGCGGGGGCGGGCTGCTGCTCATCCTCGCCGGGCTGCTGGTGGGCCTGCTGACGGTGGTTCTGCGCATCGGCGAGTGGATGCCGCCGTTCGGCTTCCGCCCGCTGCTTACGCTGGTGGTGCTGCTGGAGACGGTGGGCGTGGTGCTGTTCGGCTTCGGCTTCATGGCCGAGCTGATCGCCACCCTGCGCGCGGAGCTGGACGACCTGCGGCGGCAGGGCAGGGGCGTGTAG
- the rpoN gene encoding RNA polymerase factor sigma-54, producing the protein MKTGLYQGTTLKQEMKINPRLYQAMDLLYMPLLDLQQHLKQELLNNPFLDLVEPDAEEEVKQEKEEKEKTEDDEIDWEEILLNGFETGGRREEYEEREYYEPVSVDTKDLGDHLHDQLTLLRLSERELLLGEEIIGNISDEGYLVCNLEEILTTLNDFVRLNEEFDGVRPYAMDEVEQMLRTIQAFDPAGIAARDLRECILLQLRDSALQELISETGETEPEPAEVDRRLADSLAYRIVRDYFDQLINHRWSEISKELSITPRDVQDAADEVAKLDPKPGLKYSSGGDNYIIPDLIVEKIEGEYLVFLNDTSLPRLKLSRAYRDIAKDKKKFVGENKEFISNKLNSANWMIQAIEQRRQTMLKVMNFIVDRQRDFFDKGVQYLKPLTLREVAEVIDMHESTVSRVTNEKFVQTPRGVFPLKFFFSSGLSTTSGEDVSARGIKAQIEKLVSDEDPAHPLTDQAIVNILKDDGIQIARRTVAKYRDQLGVLSARMRKRV; encoded by the coding sequence ATGAAGACGGGTCTTTACCAGGGAACGACGCTCAAGCAGGAAATGAAGATCAATCCTCGCCTGTACCAGGCGATGGATCTGCTCTACATGCCCCTGCTGGACCTGCAGCAGCACCTGAAGCAGGAGCTGCTCAACAACCCCTTCCTGGACCTCGTGGAGCCGGACGCCGAGGAAGAGGTGAAGCAGGAAAAGGAGGAAAAGGAAAAGACCGAGGACGACGAGATCGACTGGGAGGAAATCCTCCTGAACGGTTTTGAGACCGGCGGCCGCCGCGAAGAGTACGAGGAGCGCGAGTACTACGAGCCCGTGTCGGTGGACACCAAGGACCTTGGCGACCACCTGCACGACCAGCTCACGCTGCTGCGCCTGTCCGAGCGCGAGCTGCTGCTGGGCGAGGAGATCATCGGCAACATCAGCGATGAAGGCTACCTGGTCTGCAACCTGGAAGAGATCCTCACCACGCTGAACGACTTCGTGCGGCTGAACGAGGAGTTCGACGGGGTGCGGCCCTACGCCATGGACGAGGTGGAGCAGATGCTTCGCACCATCCAGGCGTTCGACCCGGCCGGCATCGCCGCGCGCGACCTGCGCGAGTGCATCCTGCTGCAGCTTCGCGACAGCGCGCTGCAGGAGCTGATCAGCGAAACGGGCGAAACGGAGCCGGAGCCGGCCGAGGTGGACCGCCGCCTGGCCGACAGCCTGGCGTACCGCATCGTGCGCGACTACTTCGACCAGCTGATCAACCACCGCTGGAGCGAGATCAGCAAGGAGCTGTCGATCACCCCGCGCGACGTGCAGGACGCGGCGGACGAGGTGGCCAAGCTGGATCCCAAGCCGGGGCTCAAGTACTCGTCCGGGGGCGACAACTACATCATCCCCGACCTGATCGTGGAAAAGATCGAGGGCGAGTACCTGGTGTTCCTGAACGACACCAGCCTGCCGCGCCTCAAGCTGTCGCGCGCGTACCGCGACATCGCCAAGGACAAGAAGAAGTTCGTCGGCGAAAACAAGGAGTTCATCAGCAACAAGCTGAACTCGGCCAACTGGATGATCCAGGCGATCGAGCAGCGCCGGCAGACCATGCTGAAGGTGATGAACTTCATCGTGGACCGTCAGCGCGACTTCTTTGACAAGGGCGTGCAGTACCTGAAGCCGCTGACCCTGCGCGAGGTGGCCGAGGTCATCGACATGCACGAATCCACCGTGTCGCGCGTGACGAACGAAAAGTTCGTGCAGACGCCGCGCGGCGTGTTCCCCCTCAAGTTCTTCTTCTCGTCGGGCCTGAGCACCACGAGCGGCGAGGACGTGAGCGCGCGCGGCATCAAGGCGCAGATCGAGAAGCTGGTGTCGGACGAGGATCCCGCGCACCCGCTTACGGACCAGGCCATCGTCAACATCCTCAAGGACGACGGCATCCAGATCGCGCGGCGCACGGTGGCCAAGTACCGCGACCAGCTGGGCGTGCTGTCGGCGCGCATGCGCAAGCGCGTGTGA
- a CDS encoding LptA/OstA family protein has product MRRILSALALLAAAALPVCAQAQNVCSLVYQQGNWTSTGAEGQRVLNAGGPLLVRCANGEELRADSAVIFEAINETHMFGRVDYQDPGRSLTSDYATYNGTSGRLYATGNVVFTDKARGSTLRGPNLEYFRAAAGRPEAQAIATERPHLTVVPRSGAGRDPMEVDGDRITTVGEKFVTAEGNVVITGKTLNARAQEAYYDATAERMELRRDAWAKGEQYELTGDFIETRLAQGALQQVLSRGNARLVQERMRITGPQLQLYFQRDSLQRLVSGRTPTSSGRSVALARGFRMEADSLEALTPGQRLRQVRAIGTANGQAWDTLKVVGPGPADAVGAADTVAGLALGERDLLFADTIIGFFRDSATAGRDSAPAGQRPAGRDTTQNAELERMLAMGSARSLYRMQPGRDSTGQVQRRADGKLPINYLIGDTIDLAFAGGEVDVATVRGLKRGVYLDPAPERADSAGRDSAAVARGATEGDSAAAGRPAAPARTPAPAVSPAQPAQRPAPRVLGAPATPAGTSPVRRPATGVKP; this is encoded by the coding sequence ATGCGGCGCATTCTTTCCGCCCTCGCACTCCTGGCCGCGGCCGCGCTTCCCGTTTGCGCGCAGGCGCAGAACGTGTGCAGCCTGGTCTACCAGCAGGGCAACTGGACCAGCACCGGCGCCGAGGGCCAGCGCGTGCTGAACGCGGGCGGCCCGCTGCTGGTGCGGTGCGCCAACGGCGAAGAACTGCGCGCCGACAGCGCGGTGATCTTCGAGGCCATCAACGAGACGCACATGTTCGGCCGGGTGGACTACCAGGACCCGGGCCGCTCGCTGACTTCGGACTACGCCACCTACAACGGCACCAGCGGCCGGCTGTACGCCACGGGCAACGTCGTCTTTACCGACAAGGCGCGCGGATCGACGCTGCGCGGGCCCAACCTGGAGTACTTCCGCGCCGCCGCGGGGCGTCCGGAGGCGCAGGCCATCGCCACCGAGCGGCCGCACCTGACGGTGGTGCCCCGCAGCGGCGCCGGGCGCGACCCCATGGAGGTGGACGGCGACCGCATCACCACCGTGGGCGAAAAGTTCGTCACGGCGGAGGGCAACGTCGTCATCACCGGCAAGACGCTGAACGCCCGGGCGCAGGAAGCCTACTACGACGCCACGGCCGAGCGCATGGAGCTTCGCCGCGACGCGTGGGCCAAGGGCGAGCAGTACGAACTGACGGGCGACTTCATCGAGACGCGGCTGGCGCAGGGCGCGCTGCAGCAGGTGCTGAGCCGGGGCAACGCGCGGCTGGTGCAGGAGCGCATGCGCATTACCGGGCCGCAGCTGCAGCTGTACTTTCAGCGCGATTCGCTGCAGCGGCTCGTCTCCGGCCGCACGCCGACATCGTCGGGGCGCTCGGTGGCGCTGGCGCGCGGGTTCCGCATGGAGGCCGACTCGCTGGAGGCGCTGACGCCCGGCCAGCGGCTGCGGCAGGTGCGCGCCATCGGCACGGCCAACGGGCAGGCGTGGGATACGCTCAAAGTCGTGGGTCCCGGCCCGGCGGACGCGGTGGGCGCGGCCGACACGGTGGCGGGGCTGGCGCTGGGCGAGCGCGACCTGCTCTTCGCCGATACGATCATCGGATTCTTTCGCGACTCGGCCACGGCGGGGCGCGACTCCGCCCCGGCCGGACAGCGGCCGGCGGGCCGGGACACGACGCAGAACGCGGAACTGGAACGGATGCTGGCGATGGGGAGCGCGAGGTCGCTGTACCGCATGCAGCCGGGGCGGGACAGCACGGGGCAGGTGCAGCGCAGGGCGGATGGAAAGCTGCCCATCAACTACCTGATCGGCGACACCATCGACCTGGCGTTCGCCGGGGGCGAGGTGGACGTGGCCACCGTGCGCGGCCTGAAGCGCGGCGTGTACCTGGACCCCGCGCCGGAACGCGCGGACAGCGCCGGGCGCGACTCCGCCGCCGTGGCTCGCGGCGCCACCGAGGGTGACAGCGCGGCCGCCGGCCGTCCCGCCGCGCCCGCGCGCACGCCCGCGCCGGCCGTGAGCCCCGCGCAGCCGGCGCAGCGTCCGGCTCCCCGCGTCCTGGGCGCGCCCGCGACGCCCGCGGGCACGTCTCCCGTACGGCGGCCCGCGACCGGGGTGAAACCGTGA
- the lptC gene encoding LPS export ABC transporter periplasmic protein LptC, giving the protein MREIRTIRFVTCVLALIPVLAACGPDGPAAPAVPAADVDGTQRTYGLNLKLSDAGILKADLFGDTAYQRPNTRVTELRGVKLTFYDKEGKNPGKLTSKTGEYDESTQVMIARGNVVLVTRNPKGETRTIRSEELHYDQRGDRVWSERETIVEEAGRVFTSQGFNSDTRFTNVQGRGGKASGVQVNAGAGSF; this is encoded by the coding sequence TTGAGGGAAATTCGCACGATCCGGTTCGTCACCTGTGTGCTGGCGCTGATTCCCGTTCTGGCCGCGTGCGGCCCGGACGGCCCCGCCGCGCCCGCCGTCCCGGCGGCGGACGTGGACGGCACGCAGCGCACGTACGGGCTGAACCTGAAGCTGAGCGACGCCGGCATCCTGAAGGCGGACCTGTTCGGCGACACCGCGTACCAGCGGCCCAATACGCGGGTGACCGAACTGCGCGGGGTAAAGCTTACCTTCTACGACAAGGAAGGTAAGAATCCCGGCAAGCTGACGTCCAAGACGGGCGAATACGACGAATCGACGCAGGTGATGATCGCCCGCGGCAACGTGGTGCTCGTCACCCGCAATCCCAAGGGGGAAACGCGCACCATCCGCAGCGAGGAACTGCACTACGACCAGCGCGGCGACCGGGTGTGGAGCGAGCGCGAAACCATCGTCGAAGAAGCCGGACGCGTGTTTACCAGCCAGGGCTTCAACTCCGACACCCGCTTTACCAACGTGCAGGGCAGGGGCGGCAAGGCCAGCGGCGTGCAGGTGAACGCCGGGGCGGGAAGCTTCTGA
- a CDS encoding KpsF/GutQ family sugar-phosphate isomerase produces the protein MTSLAEAVRGTGALGVDEALERARGVIRTEAQAVSALESRIGDDFAGAMEAILSATGRVIVSGVGKSGIIGRKIAAMLTSTGTPASFLHPVEALHGDLGIVGAGDVAILLSKSGESEELRGLMEFLTRLNVRTIALTGRPESGLARYAEFVLDCSVAEEACPHDLTPTSSTTAALVMGDALAVALLLRRGFGRDDFARVHPGGALGRRLLLRVQDVMATGDLPVLAADATMRQAIVPLAERRGTVAVVDAEGRLEGVLTSGDLTRLMEREEHFFSIAVSQVMTRTPRTAEPDQLAAAAVGVMERFGVMALPVVDGDGRLRGMVHLHDLMRAGAV, from the coding sequence GTGACTTCGCTGGCGGAGGCCGTCCGCGGCACCGGCGCGCTGGGCGTGGACGAGGCGCTGGAGCGCGCCCGTGGCGTCATCCGTACGGAGGCGCAGGCCGTCTCCGCGCTGGAATCGCGCATCGGGGACGACTTCGCCGGCGCCATGGAGGCCATCCTTTCCGCCACCGGCCGCGTAATCGTCTCCGGCGTCGGCAAGAGCGGGATCATCGGCCGCAAGATCGCGGCGATGCTCACCAGCACGGGCACGCCGGCCAGCTTTCTCCATCCCGTGGAAGCCCTGCACGGGGACCTGGGGATCGTGGGCGCGGGCGACGTCGCCATCCTGCTGAGCAAGAGCGGCGAAAGCGAAGAGCTGCGCGGGCTGATGGAGTTCCTCACCCGGCTGAACGTGAGGACCATCGCCCTCACCGGCCGGCCGGAGAGCGGGCTGGCCCGCTACGCGGAGTTCGTGCTGGACTGCTCCGTGGCGGAAGAGGCGTGCCCGCATGACCTTACGCCCACGTCGTCCACCACGGCGGCGCTGGTGATGGGCGACGCGCTGGCCGTGGCGCTCCTCCTTCGCCGCGGGTTCGGGCGCGACGATTTCGCCCGTGTGCACCCGGGCGGCGCGCTGGGACGACGGCTTCTGCTGCGCGTGCAGGACGTGATGGCGACGGGGGATCTGCCCGTCCTCGCCGCGGACGCCACGATGCGGCAGGCCATCGTCCCCCTCGCCGAGCGGCGCGGGACCGTCGCCGTGGTGGACGCGGAGGGGCGGCTGGAGGGCGTGCTGACCTCGGGCGACCTGACCCGGCTGATGGAGCGGGAGGAACACTTCTTCTCCATCGCCGTATCCCAAGTCATGACTCGCACTCCGCGCACCGCCGAACCCGACCAGCTCGCCGCCGCAGCCGTGGGCGTGATGGAGCGGTTCGGCGTGATGGCGCTTCCCGTCGTTGATGGCGACGGGCGGCTGCGCGGAATGGTGCACCTTCACGACCTGATGCGGGCGGGGGCGGTTTGA
- a CDS encoding HAD hydrolase family protein, which produces MSDSVQPIPAEVARRIRIVILDVDGVMTDGGVYLGATESGEPVELKRFDIQDGLGIRLLKEAGIIVSIVTGRESHAVRLRGAELDLDEVHQDKKAAKLRIVTEMLERNGMDWTEAAFVGDDLPDLPILRRVGLPAVVGNATPDARACASWRATKEGGRGAVREFAEALLTARGEWAERVEAYVSDREAGL; this is translated from the coding sequence GTGTCTGATTCCGTGCAGCCGATTCCGGCGGAAGTGGCGCGCCGCATCCGCATCGTCATCCTGGACGTCGATGGCGTGATGACGGACGGCGGCGTCTACCTGGGCGCCACGGAGAGCGGCGAGCCGGTGGAACTGAAGCGCTTCGACATCCAGGACGGTCTGGGGATCCGCCTGCTCAAGGAGGCGGGGATCATCGTCTCCATCGTCACCGGGCGCGAATCGCACGCGGTGCGCCTGCGCGGGGCCGAGCTGGATCTGGATGAGGTGCATCAGGACAAGAAGGCCGCCAAGCTGCGCATCGTCACGGAGATGCTGGAGCGCAACGGAATGGACTGGACGGAAGCCGCCTTCGTGGGCGACGACCTGCCGGACCTGCCCATCCTGCGCCGGGTGGGGCTCCCGGCCGTCGTGGGCAACGCCACGCCGGACGCGCGGGCCTGCGCATCGTGGCGGGCGACGAAGGAGGGCGGGCGCGGCGCCGTGCGCGAGTTCGCCGAGGCGCTGCTGACCGCGCGCGGCGAGTGGGCGGAGCGGGTAGAGGCGTACGTGAGCGACCGCGAGGCCGGGCTGTGA
- the kdsA gene encoding 3-deoxy-8-phosphooctulonate synthase, translating into MSDTLSATRAVDRLFQPDGGFFLIAGPCVVESDELNLRIGEALARLSDDLKLPIIYKASFDKANRSSPGSPRGPGVHEGLRKLQRVQEATGLPLITDVHLPEHCAAAAEIVDVLQIPAFLCRQTDLLVAAGATGKPVNVKKGQWMAPHEMRGAVAKVRGAGSPAVATTERGTFFGYGNLVVDMRSFALMREACDAPAIFDGTHSVQRPGEGGGISGGEPRFIPSLVRAAVVAGADALFLETHPEPAKGLSDTTNMLPLDRLRPLVEEVLALRAAMGMEAPRV; encoded by the coding sequence GTGAGCGATACGCTTTCCGCCACGCGCGCGGTCGATCGGCTGTTTCAGCCGGACGGCGGCTTCTTTCTGATCGCGGGTCCGTGCGTCGTTGAATCGGACGAGCTGAACCTGCGGATCGGCGAGGCGCTGGCCCGGCTTTCGGACGACCTCAAGCTGCCGATCATCTACAAGGCCTCGTTCGACAAGGCCAACCGCTCGTCCCCCGGTTCGCCGCGCGGGCCGGGCGTGCACGAAGGGCTGCGCAAGCTGCAGCGCGTGCAGGAAGCCACCGGGCTGCCGCTGATCACCGACGTCCACCTGCCAGAGCACTGCGCGGCGGCCGCGGAGATCGTGGACGTGCTGCAGATTCCCGCGTTCCTCTGCCGCCAGACGGACCTGCTGGTGGCCGCGGGCGCGACGGGAAAGCCGGTCAACGTCAAGAAGGGGCAGTGGATGGCGCCGCACGAAATGCGCGGCGCCGTCGCCAAGGTGCGCGGCGCGGGGTCGCCCGCCGTCGCCACGACGGAGCGCGGGACGTTCTTCGGCTACGGGAATCTCGTCGTCGACATGCGCTCGTTCGCGCTGATGCGCGAGGCGTGCGACGCGCCGGCCATCTTTGACGGCACGCACTCGGTGCAGCGCCCGGGAGAGGGCGGGGGAATCAGCGGCGGCGAGCCGCGCTTCATCCCCTCGCTCGTCCGCGCGGCGGTGGTGGCCGGGGCGGATGCGCTCTTTCTGGAGACGCACCCGGAGCCGGCCAAGGGGCTGTCGGACACCACCAACATGCTGCCGCTGGACCGCCTGCGGCCGCTGGTGGAGGAAGTGCTGGCCCTGCGCGCCGCGATGGGAATGGAGGCGCCCCGTGTCTGA